The sequence below is a genomic window from Cicer arietinum cultivar CDC Frontier isolate Library 1 chromosome 6, Cicar.CDCFrontier_v2.0, whole genome shotgun sequence.
taattgagTTTAGATAAAGtaataaaacatatttactCTAATACTTCTCTATTGAGTTGATCCCTCCTTAGTATGACAATGAGACGACTCAAAAACGAATTTTGCCACCTTCGCCTTTACttgtaattaattgaaaaaaaaattatatgtttctattttttattgtagttataTTAATCGaaaaaaacttttatattttctatttttttattgtagttgCAATTTAAATCTTCATTTCCATTTTCGAAGGGGTTGGGTTTCTCTATTCTAATCCTAAATCCgttcttaattaatttaaaagttatatattataattaatagaataaaatgataattattaatataatattttctaaacaatatattttattatgtatttataaCATTAATAATGCACCAATacctaacaaaaataatttgataaaagtaGTCTGATTTCTATttcatttatacatttttcataatatgtgtgaaatgatcaaatgactcaattattaTGAATCAAATGAAGTATAAATTTAGTATAAGCGGGTTCAAGACAGGTGAAGAGCGGATATCAACACCCCAAACTCATCTTAATCCCCGAGATTCAACTTCAATGAAGACTCATACTTGTACCcgatcaaaacaaatatttcttaTCATAATCAAGACGGATTCAAGTAGATACTTGGTGGTGCGTGTTGTGTGTCATATCTAATATCTCCTCAAACAAATATCTTCTTAAAGAGAAAGTTATGttcctaaaaaataatactatttgtAGTTTTGTAAAATATAAAGGCATGTGCATTGTGGTGAAATTATTGGCACTAGAATGGCGTGCGGGGGCAAAATTCAACTAATCTAAAATCCATCCAGCAGTGCACGTgcaattattttcttctttcttacTCACTTGaaaaaaactcaatttctcTTTAGCTATGTACACTTTTGGTTCTTAGGTACACGCCAAGTGGTTTGGCCACCCCCACCAAAACTGAGCTATCTTTGCCAATAATAGTGTTTTTCAAACGTGTACAACTTTTTCCTTTGCCAAAACAAGTAACATGTCTTAGGAATGGACATCCATTTtccatttgtttatttttagtttGCTTCCAAGCATAATAGCTTTTCAACTTGCACTGCCTTCTAAGAACTCCCAAACAAAGAATATATAACCTTTTCAATCTTCAAATCAAGCAGTAAAATTTCGTGAGCCGTTTGGTTCAAAAAATGTAGatttttattaagttgaatCTGAATTATCCGATCTCAATCAGTGGCTAATGTTGCTGTTCTGCCCTCATACTTCTCCTGCTAAAAAAATGAGCAGTGTTGACTACTTATATCGATGTAAAACGATGTACAAAAGTACATACCTGAAGAAATTTGTTGAATAGCAGTATGATACTCTCCATGATTCAATGTTCATTATCTATTAGATGAAAGaaagcaaataaataaatcgCGAACTACTACGAGACAGGTGAAATTGAGAAACTAAAATGTTTGACTagaatcaaataatagattgCTTTGCTCAATGGTGTAGAGATCTTCTAACAGAAAATCCAGCATCGTATATGCCATCAGCAACAATCAATTCAAGGCAGTGTCCTTAACATGCATTTGAACTCGTGTTGTTGaaggaaacaaaaaaacaaaaaaaaccaaTGACCATAATTTGAGATATCATAAAAACTGAACCTAAATGAAGTTTATCAATGACTAGAAAGAACACAACAATAATCAATATGAAAGTGCTTCAGTTCATTATCAAAGTAAAACCAAGGCACTGATCATCATGCCCCCTTCCCACAATagattctgatttttctaagttcCCCTCCATTGTTTTCTGACTTTCTGCTTCAAATCTCCATTCGAATTTGCTACAAAATCGAACTCGAACATAATTCACCATATATCTGCAGCAGAAAATGTCAAGATTGCATTGTGCATATCCTGAACTCAATCATTCTCATTATGTACTTTAAACTTCGAGGGAACCAAGAAACAAAGCTAAGATTTTTATCCTCCTCTCATAATGGAATCACCACGATCTCATTCCACTGTTTACATCCATAGACCAAGTCCTTCGTGACCGCTGAGAAGGATCCATATTGGAAGAATTAGTCCTCAAAGATCTGGAATGTGTACTAGAAATAGAAGGCTGATTCCGAACTCCACCTCTAAAACAACCAAAGAAATGTCCAAACAAGCTTCTGAAACCACCTCTCTCCCTTTCTCTACTCCCTCCAGAAGACCAAGAAATCCTCCTGGGTTCGCCACCGTTATTAAATGCACCATCCATTTCAGTATAAACAACAGGTAGTTCCCTCTCAGCACCTCTTCTCCCACCAGCAAATCTCCCAACAGCAAAACCACCACCAGGTAATCTCCAAATAGTTAAACCAACATTATTATCTTCCTCATTCAAACCAACTGATTGCGACTGCGTTTGCGATTGCAATTCATTATCAGAAGGTAACTCATGACGACAAACAGGACAAGAATTGTGAAGTGCAAGCCAAGGTAAAATACAATCAGGATGATAAATATGTTTACAAGGCATTTCTCTAACAACAGTACCTAACTGAAAAGCCTCTTTGCAAACTGCACAGTGTGATTCCATATCCAAATGACACCCATTGATTTCAATAGTTGGTAATGAATCAACGGCTGTTTTTGAAGCTGGTGGATGTTCATATCTTCCAATACCGTTGATTTCAATCTGAGAAAGTTGTTCTAACAGTCTATCAAATCCAGATCCCAAAAGAAACTCTGACATACTTGGTGGTAAAGGTCTAAGACCAGAACCAGCACCATCATCATAGAAAAGCTCAAACCCACGACTCTCTCCTGTGCTACCACCTTCTGTTACCTCCGTTGATCCACTTCCGCGTAGGACGATCACCGGATTGAAAGGTGACCGGTCACCTCCGTTGCGGCGGGTTCGACGGAGAAAAGGTGGACGAGAATTGTCATCGGAACCGGGATGTTGACCGATCATGTACATAGCAGCAGCAGGAAAACGTCGGCGGCGAGAGTCCACGTGGACAGAATGGGATGGATGTTCGATTTCCTCGACAAATCCGCCGTCACAATCGGGACAAGTAACCGTTTCTTGTCTCCCTACCCTAACAAATCGACTGCATCTGTAACACCAATACGAGGATGTCCCTGAAGACATCATCTGTAGTATACTAGATCTTGTGAAAAACTCTAAACTTGATCCAAACCCAGTAAcccaaattcaaaataaaaacaccCCACAAAGTCAGAATCACTTTTTATGTTGTTCAAAAAATCgacgaaaaataaaattagatattTGAAGATATAGGAAGGGATCGTGTGGGTATTGTTAATTTCAAGCGTGtgaaaagggaaagaaaaatttcaaaaaaattgaattgaaattgaaattgtgtGGAATTGGGAGGGTTTCCATGGGAGAGTGTGACGACAGATACATGTGTCGCGTGAAACGAAGATAAAAGAGAAACCgcgttttcattttttgttagcGTATCAATAACGCTTTTATTGTGTGACACGTGGCTTTATGTTGTTGGATGGTTTCGAAACAACAGCTTAACAAAGATAAAACGTTGCAGCCGAATGAGCCGTTTTAGAAGAGGAGTTAGCCAGCCGCACAGGCAAGCTTCAAGCATTGCTACAGGTACATAATTTTTCGATGGCTTTTTATTAATCTACGCTGAGAACTTAGAACAACGTGGCCACATTCTAATCATTTGTAGTCTTTTCAATTTAAATCTTGtttaattttttgacaaaaaaaattgattattattcTCACGATGACTATCTGACTTCGATTATTAGATCAAATATGAAAAGTATaaattataagtatttctattttaaatatatgtatattagtatatatattttaaaataatactattaaccaaaattttattattaaatatatagcTATACCATTTTTGTGAAATTTAaagcaaaaatattaaataaatcattaaataaattttttgactcAATAATTCTTTAGACTATGgaaaacatttaattatttcttttaatggTAAGAAGACATTCAATTATtgcttttttaaagtttaaaacagACGAATAAAGGAGAAAACTTTTTTTGACAAGTGATAAAAGgaggaaatattttaaattatagtaatatttttctaaataaaaatttgaaagtgaagctattttaaaatattactatatatattaacattaaaaattcatattaaccAGGTATAATTCTATTGCATGTCAGAACAATATAATAGTTTGCAGAATCTAATTTattaccaatttttttaataagtataGTTATACCATTTTTGTGaaatttaaactataaatactaaataattcgttacattaaaaataattccaTAATTCTTTAGAATGTAGAAAAGAAAATCGATAATAGgttttttaaacaaacaaataaaactcTTCTTGACAAGTAACAAAggagttttaaaaaattatgagaatatatttttataattataaatttaaaaataaaactattttaaattataatgattcgtataaaaaattataaactagtATAATGATTTGTATAATCTAATTTATTATCGAAGTTTATTAACAAATATAGTTATATCATTTTTGAGGAAGATGCAACTTAAAGGTAaagaacattttaaaattttgaataaatttatatttgtctttTTGTGAAGAATTATACTATTTATGTgaaatatataaagtaaaatatattacccaattcattaattttttactcGTTAATTCATTAGACTATAAAAAACATTTCATACTTGCTTTTTGATTTGGGTATATTCTATACTTGTTTCTTAAATAGACAAATTAAcgaaaatactttttttttacaagacttaaaggagaattttttttatgaataaaagagAAAACTTAAGTTGATAATATgagattaaataaattatattgtcCTCAAATTACAAcctcttatatatataattttcaaaatatttataattaaagtcaaatattttcaataattcaattattataattgattgatatcataaaaatatttactgtagcaatatttgtataaattacaatataaaactattttaaaatataattatacataaaaatttaaaattcataataatcaattaattttgcatgttcaaaaaaatataatgatttatAAAATCTAATCTATATCTATATATCTTGAAGTGAATTTTGATGATGTAATAAGTGAAATGCTTTTAAGACGTTTAGGTTGatgaaataaatttgatttattgagtgaaatttgacaaaaataatatataaattatgtgtgGTGAcatgttttataaatatttgaggaaaaagaggtagattttaaaaaatgtttaaatcgCTAGAAGGAGGGGTTGAACCTCCGACCTTGTGGTTAACAGCCACACGctctaaccaactgagctaTTCCAGCTacttgttatttattttaattttgtacgTTTCATACTGAACCATCAATTTCAGTTTTTGCTCATAACCCTTCAATTCCAGCTACTTGTCCTCACCATTTCCAATATCATTACCAACCTATTTTGTCATGGCAACATTCACAATTCcaagattataattttgatgGAGAAATTTCTGTTAATTATAAGTCTCTTCAAAAGGGAAATTTTAAGGGATTAGCTAATACCCTTCAACTAGCATAGGTCATAAGTGGACgggtattattattattattgattggTGCAGATGATTTAAATTAGCTCTACTATATATTTGTCTTTTTGGTGTTTAAGAAAAGTATTGTTTTGTATAAGTGAACTTTTCAGTTTTCTGCAAAATGCTTTTGTCTTGTGCTTGATTCCAACAACTCCATACATTACTTTCTGTTATTTTGtcttaaattttatgaatttgattgaatgaatattgtttttagtcaaaaaaaaaaaaaaaaaactctttggtccattttatatgtaaaaaaatagtACCTTAACTTACAAATACACTTTTCAAAGCAAGTACCTTAACTTACAAGACATTTTGTTCCTTCAAAGCAAGTGGACAAAAATTGTGATCGTTAAAGCCAGACACAATTTTCATAAAGGAGGGAACTTCATCGAAAAAATGGTGGTTGGTTAAAGATGGTGGCAGGAGATAATTAGTGGCAAGAAGAAGTGAGAGATGACACTAATTGCTTACGATTACAGGTAGATATACTTTGTTTACTAAAATGCATTAacatttttacttataaatagGAACGAAATAGTATATTTCAAAAGAGGTGGTGTGGGTATCAAAACAACAATAGAGATAATACTTGTCTTTTTTTTGGGTAGAAAGACTTGACATTGGACTGGGCCCAAATATTACTTATCTGTTGCATATTAGCCCAGATTGAACAATTTAGGGCTTGCCTGAATAGTTGATCATGCCTTTTCATAAATTTGtgcatatttgtttttaattattttttcggttgaaaaaaacaattgtttttCTAGATTCTACCTATTTTGACTAGAAAGAAGATATAGACAGGGGATTCtcatgatttttttcttcttaaaaccAATCATAAATGATGTTTATTAAGGAGGTGTTGATATGCCAACCTGTTTATGAGAAATACTACATATTCTTTGAATTGTTTTCAACATGATTTCTATAGTGCTTTTATTTCTATGGAatgaagtaaataattaaatacatagAAAAGAAATAAGCttacattattaaaattataattagaaaaaaattgttagcATCTAATAAGTTGTGTTCTTTATTATTAGATAAAGGAATCTCCATACTCTTATAAACTCTAAAAAAACTTGTTAGGATTCTATTTGTCATGCATATTATCAAATTAGTATTTTCACAcacacatataaatatatagataGGAACTCATTTGACGgcgtttaaaaaataaataattttgatattcaataaaatcacaatgccattataatttatgaaattatcaTGACTCCAAACATGCTAAAGATTAAGTTCCAACAATTTTGCACATGCATAACAAATGAAACAAACTTCTCATAATGTAATAGCAGTGTTGATTGGCTCAGCATTAGAAATTGAATCAATAATTGAAATGATTGAACATGTTACAAGCCAAAATCAAAATTCCAGAAGACAGAGCACTGTGAATCACTA
It includes:
- the LOC101511045 gene encoding probable E3 ubiquitin-protein ligase RHC2A; amino-acid sequence: MMSSGTSSYWCYRCSRFVRVGRQETVTCPDCDGGFVEEIEHPSHSVHVDSRRRRFPAAAMYMIGQHPGSDDNSRPPFLRRTRRNGGDRSPFNPVIVLRGSGSTEVTEGGSTGESRGFELFYDDGAGSGLRPLPPSMSEFLLGSGFDRLLEQLSQIEINGIGRYEHPPASKTAVDSLPTIEINGCHLDMESHCAVCKEAFQLGTVVREMPCKHIYHPDCILPWLALHNSCPVCRHELPSDNELQSQTQSQSVGLNEEDNNVGLTIWRLPGGGFAVGRFAGGRRGAERELPVVYTEMDGAFNNGGEPRRISWSSGGSRERERGGFRSLFGHFFGCFRGGVRNQPSISSTHSRSLRTNSSNMDPSQRSRRTWSMDVNSGMRSW